Genomic window (Streptomyces sp. LX-29):
AGGCTCCTGAGCGCCACGTGGCCGGGCCACCGTTCCCAGGGGGTTCGGTGGCCCGGGCGGTAGGGCTGGTCAGTCGACGCAGCCGGGGACGCTGCTCGGTGGGGCGCAGTTGTTCGGCTTGTTGCGTTTGACGAGGGTGTCGTTCAGCGTGACCGTGCCGGACTCCTCGTAGATGCCGCCTCCGTCGCCGGCCCTGTTGCCCGTGACGGTGCCGTTGTTCAGGGTGGTGGGACCGACGGCGTTGAAGAGGCCGCCGCCCAGGGCGGTGCCGCCGCCGGAGGCGCGGACCGTGTTGTCGCGGAGGTGTGAGTCATCGGCCGTCACGGTCCCGCCGAGACCGTTGATGAGGCCGCCGCCCAGGGCGGTGCCCCCGTCCGGGGCACTGGCGGTGTTGCCGTGGACGTCCGTGCTGTCGAGGGTGAGCTGCGCGACGGCTCCGAGACTGATGCCACCGCCTCTGGCGACGCCGTTCCTGGAGATGGCGTAGTTGTCGATGACGCGACTGTGGGTGATCGACAGCACGCCTCCGTTCCCGACTCCGCCGCCGAGGACGGTGCCGTCCGAAGCGCTGGAGACGTTGGCGCGGATGACGGTCTCGTTGACGGTCATCGTGTTCGGTGGCGACGTGGAGTTGGTCAGGGCGCCGCGCACCGTGCCGCCCGGGGCGCTGGTGTGGTTATGGCTGATGCTGGTGCCCTCGATCTCCACCTGGGCGAAGCTGGTGATGCCGGCGCCGGAGGCGACGCTGTCGGTGCCCGCGGTGACATGGACGGCGTTGTCGTGCACACGGCTGTCCTTGACCGTCAGGGGGCCGTCGTTGGCGATCCCGCCGGCAGCGGCGGCGCTCGGGGCGAGGCCGGTGTAGTCGGCGGTGTTGCCGCTGACCTCGGTGTCGTACACGGTCGCCGCGCTGCCGTCGGTGTCGATGCCGCCCCCTTCGGCGTAGACGGTGGAGGTGGCGACGTTGTCGATCACCCGGCTGTGGTTCACCGTCAGGCTGCCCTGGTTGTTGATGCCGCCGCCGCAGACGATGCCCGGAGGGAAGGGAGGGGCGGGGGCACCGGGACAGTCGGTCGCCCGGCCGCCCTTGATCGTGATCTTCTCGAGCGTCAGGCTGCCTGCGCTCTCCACGAGGAGGATGCGGAAGGCCGGGGCCGAGCGGGCGCGCGCGATCGTCGCGCCGTTGCCTTCGATGGTGATCTCGCTGGTGATGGCCGGCAGACCGTTGGCGGGATTCGCCACGTCCGGGACCGTCAGCTTGTACGTGCACCGGCGGGCGAGGCGGAGGGTGTCGGCGCCCGGGGAGCCGTTGGCCGCGTCGATCGCCGCGACGAGGTCGGGGACCGAGCACCGCACGTTCACGACGCCGGCGGGGTGGGCCGGCGGGGCCGGAAACATCATCGCGGCGACCGCCGTCACCCCGGCCGCGGCGCACAGCCGGCCCGCGGACCGGCCCCGGCCACCGGGCCCCTGGCCCCTCCTTCGGCGGCTCCGCCAGGACATCAAGGACATCGGGGACTCCTCTCCCATCCACACGAAGGCGCCCCGCGGGGCACCCCCGCGAGCACGCTTCGGCCAGCGGCCCCGTCCGCCCGAGAGAAGTCGGTGGGCCGGCACCGGAACCCCAGCCGATCACGTTCCCCCGCCACCGGCCCCCCGGCGTGACCCGTACGAGCGAGCCCCGGTTGGCCGCGCCGTGGTGGAACCGCGCCGTCCCGGCGCGGAAGGCGCGGAAGGCGCGGAAGGCGCGGAAGGCGCGGAGGAGGCGGCCGGCTCGGCTCGGCTCGGCTCGACGAGGTGCGCATCGCGTGCCCCGACGTCACCGAAACCCTCGACCTCGGGGTTCAGGCGGTGCCCACCGCCGTGCCGGACCTGCGGATCGGCGGGCCGAGAACCGCCTCGACCTCGGTTGCCACGGCGGCCAGGAGGTCCTCGCCGAACAGGCAGATGGACTCTTCCCACGGGTGGCCGAAGCTGCCCGTGCGGAAGTCCTCCGACAGGAAGATGAAGTAGTCCCCGTCGGGGCAGGGGCTCAGCGGCCAAGCCGGCTGCCCGGGACCGCCGACCTCGTGCGGGGCGAAGCGGTACGACGTGTGTTGCCAGTCGAGCGCGAACAGCGTGCCCCGCGGGCCGACGCAGGAGGTCAGCCCCTGCTGGACCACCTCGACCAAGCGGTCCAGACGCGCGTGTTCCGGGTCGTCGTCCAGCGCGGCAAGGCTCCAGGTGGCCGACGCGACCGGTTCCTTGATGGCCGGCCAGGTGAACGGGCTCATCCCCGGCCGGAAGCGGAAACCCGCGGAGAAGCGGTCCCAGACGCGTCGGTGCTCGGCTTCTGCCAGGACGGTCACGGGATCTTCCCTCATCCGTTGACCCTATCGACGCCGGTCCCGACGATCACCGGGCGCGGAACGGGCGGCGCTAGAGCCTCCCCGCGTCCTCCACCTCATCCGCGCCATCCGACGGGCCGAGTTCCCGTCGCACCAGGCGGTAGTAGTCGACCGCCTTGAACATGCCCAGCGCCCCCGCCGCGGCGAGGGTGCCCGCCATGCCGAGGACGGCGGGGTGGCCCGGGCCGTCGGCGTCGGAGAGGGCGGTGGAGCCGCCCAACACCACGCCGGCGCAGCCGAGTACCAGCGAGGGCAGCAGCCACAGCAGGGCGCGGCCGGGGGCGTGCCACAGCGGGACGGTCCGCGGGGCGTGTCCGACGGCCGCCCGGTCGTGCAGCTCCTCGCGCAGTTCGATGTCCTGGTGCACGCCGAAGGCGACGGCCAGGACCGAGGGGACGACGAAGAGCAGGGCCAGGACCAGGAAGAGGCCGCCGGCCACGCGGTCGAAGAGCTCTCCCGCCGTCACGAAGCGGAAGCCCGGTATGGCCAGGGTCCAGCCGACCAGCACCAGTCCGGTCAGCAGCCACAGCCACAGCACCCGTCGCAGCGCCAGATAGCGGCGGGCCAGGCCGCGGAGCGCGGCGGTACGGTCGTCACCGAGGGTGGGGGCGGGGTCGTCACCGACGGTCGGGGCAGCGGGGGCGTCACCGACGGTAGGAGTGGCGGGGGCACCACCGGCGGTGGGGGCGGCAGGGGCGGTGGATATGCCGTCGACGCCGTCGTCATCCGCGGCGGTGGGGACGGATATGCCCTCGACGCCGTCGTCACCCGAGGCGGAGTCGGCCACACCGTCGGCGGCCGCCTCGGTGGGCTCGGGTATGGCCTCGGTGGGCTCGGATATGTGGGGCCCTGACTCCCGGCTCATCTCATTCCTCGACCGACTCGGACGTGAAGCGCCAGCGATGGACCGCGCGGCGCACCAGGTCGTCCGCCGGTTCGGGGAGTTCGGGGAGTTCGGGCAGCTCCGCCGCGTCTTCCGGGGCGTCCCACCAGGTGATCACCAGGACGCGGTCGCCCGGTGCCCGGAAGGTCTCGCGGCGCAGCGGCCGCGCCGCGAGCTCCTGCCGCCGCGCCCACTCCAGCAGCTCGGCACCCCGCCCCGCGGCGGCGGCCGCCTCCCACATCAACGCGACGGTCATGAGTACAGGTTGTCCTTGCTCAGCTCGTGGAAGTGGTCGTGGTCGTGGCTGTGCCCGTGCCCCTGCCCGTGCGCATGGCCGTGACCGTGATCATCACCGTGGTCGTGACCGTGGGCGTCCTCGGCCCGCTGCTCGCCCGGCACGTGCGGGTCCGTCACCGGCAGCGAGGAGTCCGCCGAGAGGTCCCAGCTGGAGGCGGGCCGGTTCCGGGCCACCATCTCGGCGCCCAGGGCCGCCACCATGGCGCCGTTGTCCGTGCACAGCTTGGGCCGCGGTACGCGGAGGATGATGCCCGCGTCCTCGCACCGCCGCTCGGCCAGCGCGCGCAGCCGGGAGTTGGCCGCCACGCCGCCGCCGATCATCAGGTGGTCGACGCCGTGGTCCTTGCACGCGCGCACCGCCTTGCGGGTCAGCACGTCGACGACCGCCTCCTGGAAGGAGGCCGAGACATCCGCGACCGGGACGTCCTCGCCCGCCGCCCGCTTGGCCTCGATCCAGCGCGCCACGGCGGTCTTGAGGCCGGAGAAGGAGAAGTCGTACGCGGCGTCGCGCGGGCCGGTCAGACCGCGCGGGAAGGCGATCGCGGCGGGGTCGCCCTCGCGCGCGATCCGGTCGATGACCGGACCGCCGGGGAAGCCCAGGTTGAGCACGCGGGCGATCTTGTCGAACGCCTCACCCGCCGCGTCGTCGATGGTCGAGCCCAGCGGGCGGACGTCGGAGGTGATGTCCGGCGCCAGCAGCAGGGACGAGTGGCCGCCGCTGACCAGCAGCGCCATCGTCGGCTCGGGCAGCGCGCCGTGCTCCAACTGGTCGACGCAGATGTGCGAGGCGAGGTGGTTGACGCCGTACAGCGGCTTGCCCAGGGCGTAGGCGTACGCCTTGGCCGCCGAGACGCCGACCAGCAGCGCTCCGGCGAGGCCGGGGCCGGCCGTGACCGCGATGCCGTCCAGGTCGCCGGCGGTGACGCCGGCCTCCTTCAGGGCGCGCTGGATGGTGGGGACCATCGCCTCCAGGTGGGCGCGGCTGGCGACCTCGGGAACGACGCCGCCGAAGCGCGCGTGCTCGTCGACGCTGGACGCGACCGCGTCGGCGAGCAGGGTGTGGCCGCGGACGATGCCGACGCCGGTCTCGTCGCAGGAGGTCTCGATGCCGAGGACGAGAGGTTCGTCAGCCATGGGTCTCAGTTCCTTGTGCGGGTCCCGGTGCCTGTCCCGGCACGCTGGACGGATCGGTCAGGGACGGGTCGGTCAGTCTCATCACGAGGGCGTCGACGTTGCCGGGCTGGTAGTAGCCCCTGCGGAAGCCGATGGGTTCGAAGCCGAAGCGCTCGTAGAGGCGCTGCGCGCGGGTGTTGTCGACGCGCACCTCCAGCAGCACCTCCCGGCACTCGAAGGCGGTGGCGGCGGCGAGCAGGTCGGTCAGCAGCCGGGCGCCGAGCCCGGTGCCCCACTGGTCGCGGACGACGGCGATGGTCTGCACGTCGCCGGTGCCGTCGATCGCGGCGAGCCCGGCGTAGCCGACCAGCCGGCCGTCCGCCTCGGCCACCACGTAGTGCCGGGTGGCGTGCGGGCCGCGCGCGTGCGCGAGCTCCGACCAGAACATCCCGCGCGACCAGGCGTCCTCGGGGAACAGTTCACGCTCGAGCTCCAGCACCCGCTCGATGTCCCACCAGCGCATCTCGCGCAAGGCGACGGCGGCGCTCACTTCGGGGTGACCACCTTGTAGTTCTTGGGCACCTGCGCGTCGGGGCGGCGCAGATACAGCGGCCGGTCCGGCAGGAAGCCCCCGGTCTCCACCGACTCGCCGGCGGCGAGCTTCTCGGCGGCGAGCGAGGCCAGCGCGGCGGCCGACTGGTGCTCGGGCATGCCCGGCGGCACCTCCCCGAAGGAGTCGGGGTACAGCAGCGCGCCCGCGCCGACGGCCGGCAGCCCGGCGACCCGCTCCTCGATGTCGGCGGGCCGGTCCACCGCGGCCTCGGTGACCCGGCTACGGGCGTCGTCGTAGCGCGCCCAGTAGACCTCCTTGCGCCGCGCGTCCGTGGCGACGACGAAGGGCCCGGTCAGCCCCGCCTGCCCGGCGGCGTAGGCGAGTCCGTCCAGCGTGCACAGCCCGTACACCGGGATGTCCAGCGTCGCGCCGAAGGTGGCCGCGGTGACCAGGCCGACCCGCAGCCCGGTGTACGGACCGGGGCCCACGCCGACGACGAGACCGGTGACGGCGTCGAGCCGGTGACCGGACGCTGTCAGCACCCGATCGACGGCGGGCAGCAGCAGTTCGCCGTGGCGCCGCGCGTCGACCTGGTTCGACTCGGCGAGCACTCTCGTGCCGTCGTGCAGGGCGACGGTGACGGCGGGCGTGGCGGTATCAAGGGCGAGCAGCAGCACAAGAACAGCGTACGGCGCGCCGCACCCGGCTCCGTCCCCCGGCGGCCGCGGACGACGGCTCCCGGCCGCGGCCGTGGCTCCCCCGGCCCGCCCGTCGGGCCGCGCGGCCGGTCAGGCGTTCGCCGCGCGGGGTGGCGCCACCCGCGCGGAGGCGCCGGTCACGACATGGTGACCGTACAAACACACTGTCAGCTTCCCGAGTGCTACGGTCGCCCGTGACGGGAGAGATCGGCCGGAAGTACGGTCGTACGAAAGGTGACGCAGCGTGGCGCGCAGTAGCACCGGAACGGCCGTGGCGGCTCTCACCGCCGCGGCGCTCGCCGGGGTCGGCTTCCTCGCGTACCAGGCCGACGCAACCGCTCCCGACCACCCCACCGTCGCCCGCGCGGACGGCAGCGGCGACCGCGGCAAGGACGACGCCGAGGACAAGCGTAAGGACAAGGCGTCGGCGAAGAAGCTGCCCGCGGACTCGGGCAACGGCCGCCGCGTCGTCTACGACCTCGACGCCAAGCGGGTGTGGCTGGTCGGCGCCGACGAGCGGGTGATGCGCTCCTATCGGGTCTCCCCCAGCTCCGTGAACCCGGATCCGGACACCTACGCGGTCAGCTCACGCGCCCAGGGCCTCGTCGGCTCGGACGGGGTGCAGATCGAGCACGTGGTGGTCTTCCATCAGGAGAACGGCGTGGTCTTCGGCTTCAGCGCGGCGGTGGACGGCTCGACGCCCAACCCGGACTCGCCCAAGAAGACGGGCGGCATCCGGGCGGCGCGCGAGGACGGCTCCGCGCTGTGGGACTTCGCGGTGACGGAGACCAAGGTGGTCGTCGTCCCGTAGTCCGGCGGCGCGTGGCGTCCCGGAGTCCGGCGACGCGTGGCACTCCGGCGCCCCGCGGCCCTGTGGCCCGTGGCCTGGGGCGCTCCGGCGACCTGCGTGATCCCGTGGCCGCGCGGCGCCCCGGCGTCTCGTACGCTTCGGCGTCGCGTAGCGCTCCGGCGCGGGGCGCACGACATCACCGTCTGGTCACGTACGCGCCCTCGGCGCAGGGCGTTCGCCTCGCACGCGCCGGCGCTCGCGGCATCTTCCGGCATCTCGCCGCAGCCGGAGCACTCGACGCACACCCCTGAGCCGCTTGCGCCTTCGCACTCCCGGAAACGCTCCCACGCGCCGACGGCCCGCGGGTCATGTACGCCCGCCTGGATGACCGATGTCGGGGGGCGGCTGACCTACGCCGCGTCCCGCCCCTCGCTCCGTTCGCCGTCGTCCGGACGGCGCCGCGCCGACGCTCCCGGCGCGGCCTGCCGCACCAGCTCCGTGGGCTGCTCGGGCGGGGTGGAGACCGCGCTCGCGGCCGCGCAGGACGCCAGCAGATCACTCATCGACGGCCGCTTGTCGCGCCTGGTCGCCACGGCAGGGGGCTCGTGTGTCGGCATGGACGCCTCCTGGGTCCTGGGGCGGACTGCTGGGTTAGGCACACCTAACCAAGGCTCTACCCCCCATGTGACCACGCCCGGCACCAGGCGCGCAACATCTTCCCGACGCCTTGTCGGAATACGGTGAAGGACGGAACAGCGGCGGAACACGACGGCCACAGCAGAACACAGCGGAACACGGCCGAACACGGCGGCGAGGGCGGCCGGGCGCCGAGGGGCCGGCACCGATAGGCCGCGCACCGACGGGCCCCGCACCGCCCGCAGGGAGTCGCCATGGGATCCAGGAGCCGGGGGTCGCGGGGTCGCGGGGTCGCGGGGCCGCCGAGGAGTCAGCCGGCCAGCGCCGAAAGATCGGCCTGGGCCCAACGCCGCCCGATCCCGGTCACCGCGACCTCGCGCACGTCGTCGGCGCTCGGGTCGGTCACATGCGCCGCGTCCGCGCCCACCGCGCGGTGGATGACGACGTGCAGCCGGTCGTCCGACAGGTCCTCGACCTTCCCGTCGCCCCACTCCACCGCGACGATGGAGTCCGGCAGCGACACGTCGAGGTCCAGGTCCTCCATCTCGTCCAGTCCGCCGCCCAGCCGGTAGGCGTCCACGTGGACCAGTGGCGGGCCGTCGCCCAGGGAGGGGTGGACACGGGCGATGACGAACGTCGGCGAGGTCACCGCGCCGCGCACGCCCAGGCCCTCGCCCAGGCCGCGGGTCAGCGTCGTCTTGCCCGCGCCGAGCTCGCCGCTGAGCAGGAGCAGGTCTCCGGGACGCAGCAGCTTCGCGAGTCTGCGCCCGAGCTCCCGCATCTCGTCGGCGGTCGTGACGGTCAGCCTGGCCACGGTGTCACCGGGCCCCACGCGCGGGTCGTTCATACCGGCCGATGGTACGCGGCCGGCCGCCCCGAGGCCGCCTCGCGCGGGCCCGCCCATCCACGGCCGCGCTCCGCGCGGGGACCGGTATCCGCCCGCCCGCTCCGGCCCTCCGCGCGTGGGCGGCCGGTACGGCCATTCCGCGGGATCGCCGCCCGCGCGGAGGGTTTCGCCCGTTCGTGCGAGGGGGCGTTTGCGTTCACGCGTCCGCCGTCCAGGTCGATGCCGGCCCCCGCCTGTGCCCGCCCCCGCAGGTGCCGTCCCCCGTCCGCCACGGTCCTGCCGCTGCCGCCGCCGTCCTGCCGCCGTCCCGTCCGGTACGGGCGGCGGGTCAGCGGGCGGAGCGGCTGCCGGGGGCGGCGTCGGGATCGGTGGCGTCGCCCGTCCGCGGCGGGACGACCGTACGCGGGGGGACCGCCGGGATCGGCGAGGCCGCCGGGCGCGAGGGGTCGGCCGGGAGCGCGGGGTCGGCCACCCCCGCCTGGGCCAGCAGCTCGGCCAGGGCGGCGTTGACGGTGTCCGGGTGCTCCATCAGCACCAGATGGCCGGCGTCCGGCACGATGAGCAACTCCGCGTCGGGGAGCGCCTCCGCGATGGCCTCGCTGTGCTCGGCGGGGGTGATCAGATCCTTGTCCCCGGCCAGGACCAGCACCGGCAGCCCGTGGAAGGCGGCCAGAGCGTCCGTCTCGTCGTGGTCCACGAAGGCCGGGTAGAACTCGGCGACCACGTCGATGGGGGTCGACTCGATGAGCCGCTCCGCGAACCGCGCGACGCCCGGGTCCACGTCCCGGGAGCCGAAGGAGTAGCGCTTCACGAGCCCGGCGAAGAGGTCGGCGGTCGCCCGCCGGCCGCGCTCCACCAGCTCCGCCTGCGCGCCCAGGGCGCGCAGCACCCCGGGCAGGACGCGCCGTACGGCCTTCATCCCGGCCACGGGGAGACCGAAGCTGACCTCGTTGAGCCGCCCGGCGGAGGTGGCTATGAGTGCCGTGCCGACGACCCGGTCCCGGATCAGCTCCGGGTACCGCGCGGCCAACGCCATCACCGTCATGCCGCCCATCGAGTGCCCGACCAGCACCAGCGGCCCCTCGGGCGCGGCGGCGTCGAGCACCGCCTTCAGGTCGCGGCCGAGTTGGTCGATGGTGACCGGGGCCCGCTCGTCGAGCTGCGCGTGGCCCCGCGCGGAGCGGCCGTGGCTGCGCTGGTCCCAGTAGACGGCGCGGACGGCGCCGCGCAGCGCCGCGCGCTGGAAGTGCCAGGAGTCCTGGGCGAGGCAGTAGCCGTGGCTGAAGACCACGGTGACGGGCGGGGCGGCGGCCGGGGCCGTCGAGCGCCGCCCGAAGAGCCGCGCGGCGAGCGTGGCCGGGGCGGGGTCGGGCGACGGGGCCGCGGCCTCCTCGACCTCGTAGTAGAGCTCCGTACCGTCGTCGGCGACCGCGCGGCCCGGGGTGCCGCGCAGGGTGCCGTAGGGGCCCTCGGCGTCCAGGGCGAGCCGCGCCTTGCGACGCACACCACGGCCGACCGTCAGCCGCTCGATGGCGACCCCGGCCGCCGCGCCCGCCGCGACCACGCCGATCGCGGCGCCGGCCACCCCGGCCCCGCGGCGCCAGCCGCCGGCCCCCGTCTCGCCCATGCCCGATTCCCCGTCAGTCCGCGTAGGCGCTGTCAGCGCTGGTTGAGATAGACGCGCGGAACCCGCGCGCCGATCCGGGTGACGATCTCGTACGCGATCGTACCGACGGCCTGCGCCCAGTCCTCGGCGGTCGGCTCGCCCCGGTCGCCGGGCCCGAACAGCACCGCCTCGTCGCCCGCCTCGGCGAGGTCCCCGCCCAGGTCGACGACGAACTGGTCCATGGCCACCCGGCCGGCGACGGTGCGCCACTTGCCGGCGACCAGCACCGGGCCGGTGTTGGAGGCGTGCCGCGGGATGCCGTCCGCGTAGCCGACGGGGACCAGGGCGAGGGTGGTCTCGCCGGGGGTCGTGTAGTGGTGGCCGTAGGAGACACCGTGGCCGCCCGGCACCTGCTTGACCAGGGCCAGCGAGGCGGTGAGCGTCATGACGGGGCGCAGCCCGAAGTCGTCGGGGGTGCCGAGCTCGGGGCTGGGCGAGATGCCGTAGGCGGCGATGCCGGCGCGCACCAGGTCGAAGTGGGTCTCGGGGAGCGTCAGGGCGGCCGCGGAGTTG
Coding sequences:
- a CDS encoding alpha/beta hydrolase: MGETGAGGWRRGAGVAGAAIGVVAAGAAAGVAIERLTVGRGVRRKARLALDAEGPYGTLRGTPGRAVADDGTELYYEVEEAAAPSPDPAPATLAARLFGRRSTAPAAAPPVTVVFSHGYCLAQDSWHFQRAALRGAVRAVYWDQRSHGRSARGHAQLDERAPVTIDQLGRDLKAVLDAAAPEGPLVLVGHSMGGMTVMALAARYPELIRDRVVGTALIATSAGRLNEVSFGLPVAGMKAVRRVLPGVLRALGAQAELVERGRRATADLFAGLVKRYSFGSRDVDPGVARFAERLIESTPIDVVAEFYPAFVDHDETDALAAFHGLPVLVLAGDKDLITPAEHSEAIAEALPDAELLIVPDAGHLVLMEHPDTVNAALAELLAQAGVADPALPADPSRPAASPIPAVPPRTVVPPRTGDATDPDAAPGSRSAR
- the tsaE gene encoding tRNA (adenosine(37)-N6)-threonylcarbamoyltransferase complex ATPase subunit type 1 TsaE translates to MNDPRVGPGDTVARLTVTTADEMRELGRRLAKLLRPGDLLLLSGELGAGKTTLTRGLGEGLGVRGAVTSPTFVIARVHPSLGDGPPLVHVDAYRLGGGLDEMEDLDLDVSLPDSIVAVEWGDGKVEDLSDDRLHVVIHRAVGADAAHVTDPSADDVREVAVTGIGRRWAQADLSALAG
- the tsaD gene encoding tRNA (adenosine(37)-N6)-threonylcarbamoyltransferase complex transferase subunit TsaD yields the protein MADEPLVLGIETSCDETGVGIVRGHTLLADAVASSVDEHARFGGVVPEVASRAHLEAMVPTIQRALKEAGVTAGDLDGIAVTAGPGLAGALLVGVSAAKAYAYALGKPLYGVNHLASHICVDQLEHGALPEPTMALLVSGGHSSLLLAPDITSDVRPLGSTIDDAAGEAFDKIARVLNLGFPGGPVIDRIAREGDPAAIAFPRGLTGPRDAAYDFSFSGLKTAVARWIEAKRAAGEDVPVADVSASFQEAVVDVLTRKAVRACKDHGVDHLMIGGGVAANSRLRALAERRCEDAGIILRVPRPKLCTDNGAMVAALGAEMVARNRPASSWDLSADSSLPVTDPHVPGEQRAEDAHGHDHGDDHGHGHAHGQGHGHSHDHDHFHELSKDNLYS
- the rimI gene encoding ribosomal protein S18-alanine N-acetyltransferase — translated: MRWWDIERVLELERELFPEDAWSRGMFWSELAHARGPHATRHYVVAEADGRLVGYAGLAAIDGTGDVQTIAVVRDQWGTGLGARLLTDLLAAATAFECREVLLEVRVDNTRAQRLYERFGFEPIGFRRGYYQPGNVDALVMRLTDPSLTDPSSVPGQAPGPAQGTETHG
- the tsaB gene encoding tRNA (adenosine(37)-N6)-threonylcarbamoyltransferase complex dimerization subunit type 1 TsaB, which gives rise to MLLLALDTATPAVTVALHDGTRVLAESNQVDARRHGELLLPAVDRVLTASGHRLDAVTGLVVGVGPGPYTGLRVGLVTAATFGATLDIPVYGLCTLDGLAYAAGQAGLTGPFVVATDARRKEVYWARYDDARSRVTEAAVDRPADIEERVAGLPAVGAGALLYPDSFGEVPPGMPEHQSAAALASLAAEKLAAGESVETGGFLPDRPLYLRRPDAQVPKNYKVVTPK
- a CDS encoding DUF2716 domain-containing protein, producing the protein MREDPVTVLAEAEHRRVWDRFSAGFRFRPGMSPFTWPAIKEPVASATWSLAALDDDPEHARLDRLVEVVQQGLTSCVGPRGTLFALDWQHTSYRFAPHEVGGPGQPAWPLSPCPDGDYFIFLSEDFRTGSFGHPWEESICLFGEDLLAAVATEVEAVLGPPIRRSGTAVGTA